In the genome of Myxococcus stipitatus, one region contains:
- a CDS encoding IS3 family transposase (programmed frameshift) translates to MPRRERRKYTPEFKARAVKMVLEEGKSRAQVAKDMDLTRSALEAWMRQSRTDAGQGPSGALTTGEKEELAQLRREVRQLRMEREIPKKRGGLLRQGEHVRFTAIQEEKANYPVAMLCRVLEVSRAGYYAWEGREASARQKANAALVERIQQVHQDSRRTYGSPRVQAELKAQGLPVGRHRVARLMREAGLRARRRRRFVHTTDSKHGLPVAPNVLARAFNPPGPDQTWATDITYVPTREGWLYLAVVLDLFSRRVIGWAMDRCIDRHLVLSALDMALKGRCPPAGLLHHSDRGSQYASEDYQRALAARGIRCSMSRKGNCWDNAVVESFFSTLKTELVHDADFSTREAAKGGLFEFIEVFYNRKRRHSSLGYVSPAEFEKTASQVPLAA, encoded by the exons CGAGCGCAGGAAGTACACGCCAGAGTTCAAAGCCCGGGCTGTGAAGATGGTGCTGGAAGAGGGCAAGTCGCGAGCCCAGGTGGCCAAGGACATGGACCTGACTCGCAGCGCGCTGGAGGCATGGATGAGGCAGTCGCGAACGGACGCGGGCCAGGGGCCGTCCGGGGCGCTGACGACGGGTGAGAAGGAGGAACTCGCCCAGTTGCGGCGCGAGGTGCGCCAGCTGCGGATGGAGCGGGAGATAC CTAAAAAACGCGGCGGCCTTCTTCGCCAAGGAGAGCACGTGAGGTTCACGGCCATCCAGGAGGAGAAGGCGAACTACCCGGTGGCGATGCTGTGCCGTGTGCTGGAGGTGTCCCGAGCGGGCTACTACGCCTGGGAGGGACGTGAAGCGTCGGCACGCCAGAAGGCCAATGCGGCGCTGGTGGAGCGAATCCAGCAGGTGCATCAGGACAGCCGCCGCACCTATGGTAGCCCACGCGTCCAGGCCGAGCTGAAGGCCCAGGGGCTGCCCGTGGGTCGGCACCGCGTGGCCCGGCTCATGCGCGAGGCTGGGCTCCGCGCTCGTCGACGCAGACGGTTCGTGCACACCACGGACTCCAAGCACGGCCTCCCGGTAGCGCCCAACGTGCTGGCTCGCGCCTTCAATCCACCAGGGCCCGACCAGACGTGGGCGACGGACATCACGTACGTGCCCACGCGGGAGGGCTGGCTCTACCTGGCAGTAGTGCTGGACCTCTTCAGTCGGCGCGTCATCGGTTGGGCCATGGACCGCTGCATCGACCGGCACCTGGTGCTTTCGGCTCTCGACATGGCGCTCAAAGGTCGCTGTCCCCCAGCGGGACTGCTGCACCATTCGGATAGGGGCAGCCAATACGCCAGTGAGGACTACCAGCGAGCGCTGGCCGCCCGCGGCATCCGGTGCAGCATGAGCCGCAAGGGCAACTGCTGGGACAACGCCGTGGTGGAGAGCTTCTTCTCCACGCTGAAGACAGAGCTGGTGCACGACGCGGACTTCTCGACGCGCGAGGCGGCGAAGGGTGGCTTGTTCGAGTTCATCGAGGTGTTCTACAACCGCAAGCGGCGGCACTCCTCACTTGGCTACGTCAGTCCCGCCGAGTTCGAAAAGACCGCCTCGCAGGTGCCGCTGGCTGCTTAA
- the apbC gene encoding iron-sulfur cluster carrier protein ApbC yields MSVSEADILAAMSKVMDPELHVDLVKAGMVKDVRVTGDTVKLKIELTTPACPMKGKIQADSEAALKAVPGLKSFNIEWGAQVRSAGGAAPAGGLLPKVKNIILVGAGKGGVGKSTVALNLATALGQHGAKVGLLDADFYGPSVPLMTGLGDKKPVSPDGKSLDPLIAHGIKVMSIGFLVESDQALIWRGPMLHGALMQLVRDVNWGELDYLVLDLPPGTGDVALSLSQSIRAAGAVLVTTPQDVALADVVRAKQMFDKVHIPVLGIVENMSQFVCPNCSHVTPIFNHGGGRKAAEMFGIPFLGEVPLDLKVRESGDSGVPVVVGAKDSLEAKAFQEVARNVAGRVSAQSAKSIPLPVVQAR; encoded by the coding sequence ATGAGCGTTTCCGAGGCCGATATCCTCGCGGCCATGTCGAAGGTGATGGATCCCGAGCTTCACGTGGATCTGGTGAAGGCCGGAATGGTGAAGGACGTCCGCGTCACCGGCGACACCGTGAAACTCAAGATCGAGCTCACCACCCCGGCCTGCCCCATGAAGGGGAAGATCCAGGCCGACTCGGAGGCCGCCCTCAAGGCCGTCCCCGGCCTGAAGTCCTTCAACATCGAGTGGGGCGCCCAGGTCCGCTCCGCCGGCGGCGCCGCCCCGGCCGGCGGCCTGCTCCCCAAGGTCAAGAACATCATCCTCGTCGGCGCCGGAAAGGGCGGGGTGGGCAAGAGCACCGTCGCCCTCAACCTCGCCACCGCGCTCGGCCAGCACGGCGCCAAGGTCGGCTTGCTCGACGCCGACTTCTATGGCCCCTCCGTCCCCCTCATGACGGGCCTCGGCGACAAGAAGCCCGTCAGCCCGGATGGCAAGTCGCTCGACCCGCTCATCGCCCATGGCATCAAGGTCATGTCCATCGGCTTCCTCGTGGAGTCCGACCAGGCCCTCATCTGGCGCGGCCCCATGCTCCACGGCGCCCTCATGCAGCTGGTGCGCGACGTGAACTGGGGCGAGCTCGACTACCTCGTCCTCGACCTGCCCCCGGGCACCGGCGACGTGGCCCTGTCGCTCTCCCAGTCCATCCGCGCCGCGGGCGCCGTGCTCGTCACGACCCCCCAGGACGTGGCCCTGGCCGACGTCGTCCGCGCCAAGCAGATGTTCGACAAGGTCCACATCCCCGTGCTGGGCATCGTCGAGAACATGTCCCAGTTCGTCTGTCCGAACTGCTCGCACGTCACCCCCATCTTCAACCATGGCGGTGGCCGCAAGGCCGCCGAGATGTTCGGCATCCCCTTCCTCGGGGAGGTTCCGCTGGACTTGAAGGTGCGTGAATCGGGAGACTCCGGCGTGCCAGTGGTGGTGGGCGCCAAGGACAGCCTGGAGGCGAAGGCCTTCCAGGAGGTCGCTCGGAACGTGGCGGGTCGCGTGTCCGCCCAGAGCGCCAAGAGCATTCCGCTGCCGGTGGTGCAGGCCCGCTGA
- a CDS encoding 3-hydroxyacyl-CoA dehydrogenase family protein, which translates to MATEHIVVVGAGQMGAGIAQVALQAGLRVTLADVSKEGLAKGADRIRAGLKKLVEKGKLDAAKQQAAEANLATLTNVTEAKDVDFAIEAVTENEDLKRRIFQDLDAVVRPGGILATNTSSIPITRIAASTKRPEAVIGMHFMNPVPVMQLVELIRGAATSEETYATTRALSERMGKTTVVSKDYPGFIVNRILIPMLNEACYALMEGLGTAEDIDTAMKLGTNQPMGPLQLADFIGLDTVLYIAEVLHKGLGDPKYRPCPLLRQYVDAGWFGKKSGRGFYKY; encoded by the coding sequence ATGGCAACGGAGCACATCGTCGTCGTCGGCGCCGGGCAGATGGGCGCGGGCATCGCGCAGGTGGCACTGCAGGCGGGTCTGCGCGTCACGCTGGCGGACGTATCGAAGGAAGGTCTCGCCAAGGGCGCTGACCGCATCCGCGCGGGCCTGAAGAAGCTGGTGGAGAAGGGCAAGCTCGACGCCGCGAAGCAGCAGGCCGCCGAGGCCAACCTCGCCACGCTGACGAACGTCACCGAGGCGAAGGACGTCGACTTCGCCATCGAGGCCGTGACGGAGAACGAGGACCTCAAGCGCCGCATCTTCCAGGACCTGGACGCCGTCGTCCGGCCGGGCGGCATCCTCGCCACCAACACCTCGTCCATCCCCATCACCCGCATCGCCGCGTCCACGAAGCGCCCCGAGGCCGTCATCGGGATGCACTTCATGAACCCGGTGCCGGTGATGCAGCTGGTGGAGCTCATCCGCGGCGCCGCGACGTCCGAAGAGACCTACGCCACCACGCGCGCGCTGTCCGAGCGCATGGGCAAGACGACGGTCGTCTCCAAGGACTACCCGGGCTTCATCGTCAACCGCATCCTCATCCCGATGCTGAACGAGGCCTGCTACGCGCTGATGGAGGGCCTGGGCACCGCGGAGGACATCGACACCGCGATGAAGCTGGGCACCAACCAGCCCATGGGTCCGCTCCAGCTCGCCGACTTCATCGGCCTGGACACCGTGCTCTACATCGCCGAGGTGCTGCACAAGGGCCTGGGCGACCCGAAGTACCGTCCGTGCCCGCTGTTGCGCCAGTACGTGGACGCCGGCTGGTTCGGCAAGAAGAGCGGCCGCGGCTTCTACAAGTACTGA
- a CDS encoding enoyl-CoA hydratase-related protein, whose amino-acid sequence MAYENIRLEHDGAVATLTIDRPKALNALNNKTLQEIEAAVRSLGSDTRVLIVTGGGEKAFVAGADIAEMASLSESQAKEFAALGHRAFALLESLTIPTIAAVNGFALGGGCELALACDFIYASEKAQLGLPEVGLGVIPGFGGTQRLTRAVGRARAKELVFTGARIDAAKAKEIGLVLEVLPAEGLLAHCRSVAAKILKNGPLAIGKAKRVIEQGADKDLTEANTLERQGFAELFGSEDQREGMKAFLEKRPAVFTGK is encoded by the coding sequence ATGGCCTACGAGAACATCCGTCTGGAGCATGACGGCGCGGTCGCGACGCTCACCATCGACCGTCCCAAGGCGCTCAACGCCCTCAACAACAAGACGCTCCAGGAGATCGAGGCCGCGGTGCGGTCGCTCGGCTCCGACACGCGCGTGCTCATCGTCACGGGCGGGGGCGAGAAGGCCTTCGTCGCCGGCGCGGACATCGCGGAGATGGCGTCCCTCTCCGAGTCCCAGGCGAAGGAGTTCGCCGCCCTGGGGCACCGCGCCTTCGCGCTGCTGGAGTCGCTGACCATCCCCACCATCGCCGCGGTGAATGGCTTCGCGCTCGGCGGCGGGTGTGAGCTGGCCCTGGCGTGTGACTTCATCTACGCGTCCGAGAAGGCCCAGCTGGGTCTGCCGGAAGTCGGCCTGGGCGTCATCCCGGGCTTCGGCGGCACGCAGCGGCTGACCCGCGCGGTGGGTCGGGCTCGCGCCAAGGAGCTCGTCTTCACGGGTGCGCGCATCGACGCGGCCAAGGCCAAGGAGATCGGCCTGGTGCTCGAGGTGCTGCCGGCCGAGGGCCTGCTCGCGCACTGCCGCTCCGTCGCGGCGAAGATCCTGAAGAACGGCCCCCTGGCCATCGGCAAGGCCAAGCGGGTCATCGAGCAGGGCGCCGACAAGGACCTGACCGAGGCCAACACCCTCGAGCGCCAGGGCTTCGCGGAGCTGTTCGGCTCCGAGGACCAGCGCGAGGGCATGAAGGCGTTCCTCGAGAAGCGTCCCGCGGTGTTCACCGGCAAGTGA
- a CDS encoding acyl-CoA dehydrogenase: MNFELTDVQREIQRMCREFAAKELTPNARKWDEQHAWPTDAVKKLAELSLLGVAVPEQYGGAGLDNVCYALAMEEISRGCASTGVIMSVNNSLYCDPVMKFGTEAQKEEFLTPFARGDKLGCFGLTEPEAGSDAAAQQTVAVRRGDEFIINGSKNWITNGPKADAIVLFTMTNREAGNKGISAFLVPTNTPGFIRAEPDKKMGISAAWSCSMFFEDMRVPAKNLLGKEGEGFKVAMSTLDGGRIGIASQALGIARAAYEEAVRYSGERKSFGKPIREHQAIQFMIADMAMEIDAARLLVWRAALLKDKGVRHSAESAMAKLYASEMASRVANKALQVHGGMGYSKEMDAERHVRDARITEIYEGTSEIQRIVISANVLKE; the protein is encoded by the coding sequence ATGAACTTCGAGCTGACCGACGTCCAGCGCGAGATCCAGCGGATGTGCCGCGAGTTCGCCGCCAAGGAACTGACCCCCAACGCCCGCAAGTGGGATGAGCAGCATGCGTGGCCGACGGATGCCGTGAAGAAGCTCGCCGAGCTGTCGCTGCTCGGCGTGGCCGTCCCGGAGCAGTACGGCGGCGCGGGCCTGGACAACGTCTGCTACGCGCTGGCCATGGAGGAGATCAGCCGCGGCTGTGCCTCCACCGGCGTCATCATGAGCGTGAACAACTCGCTCTACTGCGACCCGGTGATGAAGTTCGGCACCGAGGCCCAGAAGGAGGAGTTCCTCACGCCGTTCGCCCGGGGCGACAAGCTCGGCTGCTTCGGCCTCACGGAGCCCGAGGCCGGCAGCGACGCCGCCGCGCAGCAGACCGTCGCGGTGCGCCGCGGTGATGAGTTCATCATCAACGGCTCCAAGAACTGGATCACCAACGGCCCCAAGGCCGACGCCATCGTCCTGTTCACGATGACGAACCGGGAGGCGGGCAACAAGGGCATCTCCGCGTTCCTGGTCCCCACGAACACCCCCGGCTTCATCCGCGCCGAGCCCGACAAGAAGATGGGCATCAGCGCCGCCTGGTCCTGCTCCATGTTCTTCGAGGACATGCGCGTGCCGGCCAAGAACCTCCTGGGCAAGGAGGGCGAGGGCTTCAAGGTCGCCATGTCCACGCTGGACGGTGGCCGCATCGGCATCGCGTCGCAGGCGCTGGGCATCGCTCGCGCCGCGTACGAGGAGGCCGTGCGCTACTCGGGTGAGCGCAAGTCCTTCGGCAAGCCCATCCGCGAGCACCAGGCCATCCAGTTCATGATCGCCGACATGGCCATGGAGATCGACGCGGCCCGCCTGCTGGTGTGGCGCGCGGCGCTGCTCAAGGACAAGGGCGTGCGCCACAGCGCGGAGAGCGCGATGGCGAAGCTGTACGCCAGCGAGATGGCCAGCCGCGTGGCGAACAAGGCCCTCCAGGTGCACGGCGGCATGGGCTACAGCAAGGAGATGGACGCGGAGCGCCACGTGCGCGACGCTCGCATCACCGAGATCTACGAGGGGACGAGCGAGATCCAGCGCATCGTCATCTCCGCCAACGTCCTGAAGGAGTAG
- a CDS encoding AgmX/PglI C-terminal domain-containing protein: MKRALLSVLVLASAAALAQGGPAKKPAGGKSGAPATSAPAKSDAPDVARMPFTPDSIRQVVAYNQGRIQECYEDHMAEKDKKVEGRLATTFTIDANGLVKGAKVVKKGSTLKDPNLHDCVVAVLSSMTFPKPPDGVDHPIEYPFNLKAIE, translated from the coding sequence ATGAAGAGGGCACTGCTGTCCGTCCTGGTCCTGGCCTCGGCCGCCGCGCTCGCGCAAGGTGGTCCGGCGAAGAAGCCCGCGGGCGGAAAGTCCGGTGCCCCCGCCACGTCCGCGCCCGCGAAGAGCGACGCGCCGGACGTGGCTCGCATGCCCTTCACCCCAGACTCCATCCGCCAGGTGGTCGCCTACAACCAGGGGCGCATCCAGGAGTGCTACGAGGACCACATGGCGGAGAAGGACAAGAAGGTGGAGGGCCGTCTGGCGACGACCTTCACCATCGACGCCAATGGGCTCGTGAAGGGCGCGAAGGTGGTCAAGAAGGGCAGCACGCTGAAGGACCCGAACCTCCACGACTGCGTGGTGGCCGTGCTGTCGTCGATGACGTTCCCCAAGCCTCCGGACGGCGTCGACCACCCCATCGAGTATCCGTTCAACCTCAAGGCCATCGAGTAG
- a CDS encoding acyl-CoA dehydrogenase family protein, which produces MNLELTETQKLIRETARKFARERVAPLARELDRQERFPTEIFKELGQMGLLGVNIPAQYGGSEAGAVSYALAMMEMAAADASTSVAMAVTNMCAELINAFGTEAQREKYVTRLASGEAVAGSFALSEPHAGSDPGAMLTSAVRRGDSWVINGSKQWITSGAHAGVLVVWARTAATGNKGLSCFIVEGGTKGLHIGRHEDKMGLRSSNTVALTFEDCVIPAENLLGAEGQGFRLAMVALDGGRIGIASQACGVARAALEASVTYVKDRKAFGQAIGEFQGPRFMIADMKTQIDAAELLTLRAAYLKDQKQPFTREASMAKLFASETSNRVCDKAVQLHGGYGYIDEFPVERYFRDARVQTIYEGTSEVQRMVIARESFRLLG; this is translated from the coding sequence GTGAACCTCGAGCTGACCGAGACCCAGAAGCTGATTCGCGAGACGGCCCGCAAGTTCGCGAGGGAGCGCGTGGCTCCGCTCGCCCGCGAGCTGGACCGCCAGGAGCGCTTCCCCACGGAGATCTTCAAGGAGCTGGGGCAGATGGGGCTCCTCGGGGTGAACATCCCGGCCCAGTACGGCGGCTCGGAGGCGGGCGCTGTCTCCTACGCGCTGGCGATGATGGAGATGGCCGCGGCGGATGCGTCCACGTCGGTGGCCATGGCCGTGACGAACATGTGCGCGGAGCTCATCAACGCCTTCGGCACCGAGGCCCAGCGCGAGAAGTACGTGACGCGCCTGGCGTCGGGTGAGGCGGTGGCGGGCTCGTTCGCGCTGTCGGAGCCGCACGCGGGCTCGGACCCGGGGGCGATGCTGACGTCCGCGGTCCGTCGGGGCGACTCGTGGGTCATCAACGGCAGCAAGCAGTGGATTACGTCGGGCGCGCACGCGGGAGTCCTCGTGGTGTGGGCTCGGACGGCGGCGACGGGCAACAAGGGCCTGTCGTGCTTCATCGTGGAGGGCGGGACGAAGGGCCTCCACATCGGCCGGCACGAAGACAAGATGGGCCTGCGCTCCTCGAACACGGTGGCGCTGACGTTCGAGGACTGCGTGATTCCGGCGGAGAACCTGCTGGGCGCGGAAGGGCAGGGGTTCCGGCTGGCGATGGTCGCGCTGGATGGCGGGCGCATCGGCATCGCGTCCCAGGCGTGTGGCGTGGCTCGCGCGGCGCTCGAGGCCAGCGTGACCTACGTGAAGGACCGCAAGGCGTTCGGCCAGGCCATCGGTGAGTTCCAGGGGCCGCGGTTCATGATCGCGGACATGAAGACGCAGATCGACGCGGCGGAGTTGTTGACGCTGCGCGCGGCGTACTTGAAGGACCAGAAGCAGCCATTCACCCGCGAGGCGTCCATGGCGAAGCTCTTCGCCAGCGAGACGAGCAACCGCGTCTGCGACAAGGCCGTGCAGCTCCACGGCGGCTACGGCTACATCGACGAGTTCCCGGTGGAGCGGTACTTCCGCGACGCCCGCGTGCAGACCATCTACGAGGGCACCAGCGAGGTGCAGCGGATGGTGATTGCTCGCGAGAGCTTCCGGCTGCTGGGCTGA
- a CDS encoding Ig-like domain repeat protein, producing MRRWSPSFLVVVLSLLGAAPAVAQVVNPELLMLPPGVREPQALVVRGAAEAGTSHTLGWFYYDALVERGYVDPGNPDDPMDDVLIDSDGNGLPDFHEDLYNLNPSRGYIGQGPRCTPERLFTHPRASGGSVLLREPDLLTGSCSSPASYRVGAGPRRWPTGAPGYPARPGGAVVGQPMSSATDLVTPEGTLVDGAVPGQVDAYFGDRGVFPHIPNLLEPQDPLNLGMGIGQILLLSTDDDLSWCPEQSLATECLAPRMTQSEAGVPPLLGPIWDSIGADDGIPDYKASAFDSSGRLIPGNDPTAPITEADRRVAMGSVDGRREIVFFLVTYSDQGAAPSTDACFLPTPVGGGRFQCDLWGHGDINVYFSKTLLNLDLYQGAGTVVASVNAAENWLQGQSYLRLRSPEMGSVDIGDTVTMDAVSVGQKTPHVLILKPSSNVNAWVMGWEDVNSGGSAAFQNAVFLLHNVAQRPSETLLDMGVPNPATEWEPVTFRATVRDLELGDPLSSGEVEFLVDGAVNTTVLVDSTGTATTSLSFAPGEYTIAARYVPEVDGTHAMSRSEDAFQTVDPLVDGGTPDGGEDAGPEDGGEDAGEVDAGPVDSGSDAGEVDAGEPDAGEPDAGEPDAGEPDAGEPDAGEPDSGSDAGEPDAGESDAGEPDAGAPDSGSDAGEPDAGEPDAGEPDAGEPDAGSDAGGPDAGAPDAGSDAGEPDAGPADSGSDAGEVDAGSDAGEVDAGDTDAGSDAGSTDAGSGDAGSPTEDGGTGPRDLKVTGWGCGSTDAGGSSLMLLSLWLGLSLLRSRRRAHR from the coding sequence ATGCGTCGTTGGAGCCCTTCTTTCCTCGTCGTGGTGCTGTCACTGCTGGGGGCGGCGCCCGCCGTCGCGCAGGTGGTGAATCCCGAGTTGCTGATGCTGCCGCCGGGCGTGAGGGAGCCGCAGGCGCTTGTGGTCCGGGGCGCCGCGGAAGCCGGGACGTCTCATACGTTGGGCTGGTTCTATTACGACGCGCTGGTGGAGCGCGGATACGTCGACCCGGGCAACCCCGACGACCCGATGGATGACGTCCTCATCGACAGCGACGGCAACGGGCTGCCCGACTTCCACGAGGACCTCTACAACCTGAACCCGAGCCGCGGCTACATCGGTCAGGGGCCGCGGTGCACTCCGGAGCGTCTCTTCACGCACCCTCGGGCCTCGGGTGGCAGTGTCCTGCTCCGGGAGCCAGATCTCCTGACGGGCTCCTGCTCCTCTCCTGCCAGCTATCGCGTTGGCGCGGGTCCCCGACGATGGCCGACCGGGGCACCGGGGTATCCCGCGAGGCCGGGGGGCGCGGTGGTGGGGCAGCCGATGAGCTCCGCCACGGACCTGGTGACGCCCGAGGGCACACTGGTGGATGGCGCGGTTCCGGGCCAGGTGGATGCGTACTTCGGGGATCGAGGCGTCTTTCCGCACATCCCCAACCTGCTCGAGCCCCAGGACCCGCTGAATCTCGGAATGGGCATCGGGCAGATCCTGCTGCTGAGCACGGATGACGATCTCTCGTGGTGCCCGGAGCAATCCCTCGCGACCGAGTGCCTCGCGCCGCGCATGACACAATCGGAGGCCGGCGTTCCGCCCCTGCTGGGCCCCATCTGGGACTCCATCGGAGCGGACGATGGCATCCCTGACTACAAGGCCAGCGCGTTTGACTCCTCGGGACGGCTCATCCCCGGGAACGACCCGACCGCGCCCATCACCGAGGCCGACCGGCGTGTGGCGATGGGGTCCGTGGATGGCCGACGGGAGATTGTCTTCTTCCTTGTCACCTACTCTGACCAGGGGGCGGCGCCGTCCACCGACGCCTGCTTCCTCCCCACCCCCGTGGGGGGCGGCAGGTTTCAGTGTGACCTGTGGGGGCACGGGGACATCAACGTCTACTTCTCGAAGACGCTGCTCAACCTGGACCTCTACCAAGGTGCGGGCACGGTGGTGGCATCGGTGAACGCGGCGGAGAACTGGCTTCAGGGGCAGTCGTACCTGCGGCTCCGCTCACCGGAGATGGGCTCCGTCGATATCGGCGACACCGTCACGATGGATGCGGTGAGCGTGGGGCAGAAGACGCCGCATGTGCTCATCCTCAAGCCCTCCTCCAATGTGAATGCCTGGGTGATGGGCTGGGAGGACGTCAACTCGGGAGGCTCGGCCGCGTTCCAGAATGCGGTCTTCCTCCTCCACAACGTGGCGCAGCGCCCGTCGGAAACGCTGCTGGACATGGGCGTGCCGAATCCGGCGACGGAGTGGGAGCCCGTGACGTTCCGGGCAACCGTGCGCGACCTGGAACTGGGAGATCCCCTGTCCAGCGGCGAGGTGGAGTTCCTGGTGGACGGGGCCGTCAATACGACGGTGCTGGTGGACTCCACGGGAACCGCCACGACTTCGCTCAGCTTCGCTCCTGGCGAGTACACCATTGCGGCCCGATACGTGCCGGAGGTGGATGGCACTCACGCCATGAGCCGGTCCGAAGACGCCTTTCAAACCGTCGACCCGCTGGTTGATGGAGGAACACCGGACGGCGGCGAGGATGCGGGACCCGAAGACGGTGGCGAGGATGCTGGCGAGGTCGATGCGGGGCCCGTCGACAGTGGCTCGGACGCGGGCGAAGTCGACGCCGGCGAGCCGGACGCGGGTGAACCCGATGCAGGCGAGCCGGATGCGGGCGAACCCGATGCCGGTGAGCCGGATGCAGGAGAGCCCGACTCAGGCTCCGATGCAGGCGAGCCGGACGCGGGCGAATCCGATGCAGGCGAGCCGGATGCAGGAGCGCCCGATTCAGGCTCCGATGCAGGCGAGCCAGACGCAGGAGAACCCGATGCAGGCGAGCCGGACGCGGGTGAACCTGATGCGGGCTCTGATGCCGGCGGACCGGACGCGGGTGCCCCCGATGCAGGCTCCGACGCTGGCGAACCGGACGCGGGTCCCGCCGACAGTGGCTCGGATGCAGGCGAAGTCGATGCGGGCTCTGACGCTGGCGAGGTGGACGCCGGAGACACGGATGCAGGCTCCGATGCCGGCAGCACGGATGCGGGATCGGGTGACGCAGGCTCACCCACCGAAGACGGTGGCACCGGTCCACGCGACCTGAAGGTGACAGGCTGGGGCTGCGGCTCGACGGACGCAGGCGGCTCGTCGCTCATGCTCCTGTCGCTGTGGCTGGGCCTCTCGCTCCTGCGCTCCAGGCGCCGGGCTCACCGCTGA
- a CDS encoding 30S ribosomal protein S1 translates to MQQNVNQQVETDAGEENFAAMFEESLKERGGDGILKEGEIVKGTVVQVTKDYAIVDIGYKSEGQVPISEFTNPRGEVSVKAGDPVEVLLESRENDTGMVVLSKEKADKMRIWDEISAACERDEIVKGTIVGRVKGGLSVDIGVKAFLPGSQVDIRPVRNLDQYISKEFEFKVIKFNKKRGNIVLSRRVLLEKQREEMKKETLKNLKEGAVLKGVVKNLTDYGAFIDLGGIDGLLHITDMSWGRIGHPSEMFNVGDEVRVVVLKFDPTQERVSLGLKQIQEDPWHRADEKYPVGTRVRGKVVSITDYGAFIEIEQGVEGLVHVSEMSWTKRLKHPSKILEVGQEVEAVVLDIDPKAKRIALGMKQIEQNPWTLLEDKYPIGSVIKGQIRNVTDFGVFVGVEEGVDGLVHVSDISWTQRIKHPGEMFKKGDEVEAVVLNIDVENERFSLGIKQLQPDPWETLSERLPVGSRVKGKVTKVTDFGAFVEIEPGIEGLVHVSELKEERVENPRDVVQEAQDVEVKIIDINTPDRKVALSMKALIGEGDDYREYLRKQAEGSKARLGDVMGKLTKK, encoded by the coding sequence ATGCAGCAGAACGTGAACCAGCAGGTCGAGACGGACGCCGGTGAAGAGAACTTCGCGGCGATGTTCGAGGAGTCGCTCAAGGAGCGCGGTGGCGACGGCATCCTGAAGGAAGGGGAGATCGTCAAGGGCACCGTCGTTCAGGTGACCAAGGACTACGCGATCGTCGACATCGGCTACAAGTCCGAGGGTCAGGTCCCGATCTCCGAGTTCACCAACCCTCGCGGTGAGGTCTCCGTCAAGGCGGGTGACCCGGTCGAGGTCCTTCTCGAGAGCCGTGAGAATGATACCGGCATGGTCGTCCTCTCCAAGGAGAAGGCCGACAAGATGCGCATCTGGGACGAGATCAGCGCCGCCTGCGAGCGCGATGAGATCGTCAAGGGCACCATCGTTGGCCGCGTGAAGGGTGGCCTCTCCGTCGACATCGGCGTGAAGGCGTTCCTCCCGGGCAGCCAGGTGGATATCCGCCCTGTGCGCAACCTTGATCAGTACATCTCGAAGGAATTCGAGTTCAAGGTCATCAAGTTCAACAAGAAGCGCGGCAACATCGTCCTGAGCCGCCGCGTGCTCCTCGAGAAGCAGCGCGAGGAGATGAAGAAGGAGACCCTCAAGAACCTCAAGGAGGGTGCGGTCCTCAAGGGCGTGGTCAAGAACCTCACCGACTACGGTGCGTTCATCGACCTGGGCGGCATCGACGGCCTGCTGCACATCACGGACATGTCCTGGGGGCGCATCGGTCACCCCAGCGAGATGTTCAACGTGGGCGACGAGGTCCGCGTCGTTGTCCTCAAGTTCGACCCGACGCAGGAGCGCGTCAGCCTGGGCCTGAAGCAGATCCAGGAGGACCCGTGGCACCGCGCCGACGAGAAGTACCCGGTCGGCACCCGCGTGCGCGGCAAGGTCGTGTCCATCACGGACTACGGCGCGTTCATCGAGATCGAGCAGGGCGTCGAGGGTCTGGTGCACGTGTCCGAGATGTCCTGGACCAAGCGCCTCAAGCACCCGTCCAAGATCCTGGAGGTCGGCCAGGAGGTGGAGGCCGTCGTCCTGGACATCGATCCGAAGGCCAAGCGCATCGCGCTGGGCATGAAGCAGATCGAGCAGAACCCCTGGACGCTGCTCGAGGACAAGTACCCGATCGGCTCCGTCATCAAGGGTCAGATCCGCAACGTCACCGACTTCGGCGTGTTCGTCGGCGTCGAGGAGGGCGTGGACGGCCTGGTGCACGTGTCCGACATCTCCTGGACCCAGCGCATCAAGCACCCGGGCGAGATGTTCAAGAAGGGCGACGAGGTCGAGGCGGTGGTCCTCAACATCGACGTCGAGAACGAGCGCTTCAGCCTGGGCATCAAGCAGCTCCAGCCGGACCCCTGGGAGACGCTGTCCGAGCGCCTGCCTGTCGGCAGCCGCGTGAAGGGCAAGGTCACCAAGGTCACCGACTTCGGCGCGTTCGTGGAGATCGAGCCGGGCATCGAGGGCCTCGTCCACGTCTCCGAGCTGAAGGAGGAGCGTGTCGAGAACCCGCGTGACGTGGTGCAGGAGGCGCAGGATGTCGAGGTGAAGATCATCGACATCAACACGCCGGACCGGAAGGTCGCGCTGTCCATGAAGGCGCTGATCGGCGAGGGCGACGACTACCGCGAGTACCTCCGCAAGCAGGCGGAAGGCTCCAAGGCGCGCCTCGGCGACGTGATGGGCAAGCTGACCAAGAAGTAG